A region from the Mycolicibacterium phlei genome encodes:
- a CDS encoding isomerase, producing the protein MGYRIDPDVLHGVAQQVVGLPLDGGELVDRATDLLAQAYPDLVSPTPGRWVGSRAGGILGKVRFLYFSPREYIVIFASPTGTQGFSGRYKRVQIHKFLMAGQIDSYDLESDDLTATTLRPGDRTCLERGQARGLTIHPGSCHLEYGRGAVATTLPFAMVDTLLVSLEVASVRRSTVEFARLFGRRPRKTAG; encoded by the coding sequence ATGGGCTATCGGATCGATCCGGATGTGCTGCACGGCGTCGCACAGCAGGTGGTGGGGTTACCGCTGGACGGCGGTGAACTCGTCGACCGGGCCACCGACCTTCTCGCACAGGCGTATCCGGACCTCGTCAGCCCGACCCCGGGCCGGTGGGTGGGCAGCAGGGCCGGCGGAATCCTCGGCAAGGTGCGCTTTTTGTACTTCAGCCCGCGCGAGTACATCGTCATCTTCGCCTCCCCGACCGGCACCCAGGGCTTCTCCGGCCGCTACAAGAGGGTTCAGATCCACAAGTTCCTGATGGCCGGCCAGATCGACTCGTACGACCTGGAATCCGACGACCTCACCGCCACCACCCTGCGTCCCGGTGACCGCACCTGCCTGGAGAGGGGACAGGCCCGCGGGCTGACCATCCACCCCGGCTCCTGTCACCTCGAGTACGGCCGCGGCGCGGTGGCCACGACGCTGCCGTTCGCCATGGTGGACACGCTGCTGGTGTCTCTGGAGGTCGCGTCGGTCCGTCGCTCGACCGTCGAGTTCGCTCGGCTCTTCGGGCGGCGGCCCCGGAAAACCGCAGGTTAA
- a CDS encoding NAD(P)H-dependent amine dehydrogenase family protein — protein MRRVVQFSTGNVGQHSLRALIGRPDLELVGVHAASPEKIGRDAAELCGLSEPTGVVATDDIDALIALKPDCVVYTALGETRPIEAMEQMARFLAAGINVVGTSLVWLVTPRHADEWLRGPLEAACAEGNSSLYVNGIDPGYSSDTSVFAALSLVTRAESVTVQETFDYGNYDDYEYTGTAMGFGSKPGDEPAMAFQPGVITAMFGSLVRNIGGHLGVQLDEVTERCEPWYTDEQIECRMMTVEPGGLAAVRFAAVGLRGGTPVITVEHTTRLTPAAAPDWEYPPEGHSGVHKVIIEGEPRVEVNTLLSHPTLDVTEAGCVSTAARAVNAIDWVCRAPAGLISVDQIPANELVRGLMW, from the coding sequence ATGCGCAGAGTTGTCCAGTTCTCCACCGGTAACGTCGGCCAGCACTCGCTTCGGGCGCTGATCGGCAGGCCCGATCTGGAGCTGGTCGGGGTGCACGCCGCCAGCCCCGAGAAGATCGGCCGCGACGCCGCCGAGCTGTGCGGGCTGAGCGAGCCGACCGGTGTCGTCGCGACCGACGACATCGACGCGCTGATCGCCCTGAAACCCGACTGCGTGGTCTACACCGCGCTGGGCGAGACGCGGCCCATCGAGGCGATGGAACAGATGGCGAGGTTCCTCGCCGCGGGCATCAACGTAGTGGGGACGTCACTGGTGTGGCTGGTCACCCCGCGGCATGCCGACGAGTGGCTGCGTGGCCCGCTGGAGGCCGCCTGCGCCGAGGGCAATTCGTCGCTGTACGTCAACGGGATCGACCCCGGATACTCCTCGGACACCTCGGTGTTCGCGGCGCTGAGCCTTGTAACCCGCGCGGAGTCGGTGACCGTGCAGGAGACCTTCGACTACGGCAACTACGACGACTACGAGTACACCGGCACCGCAATGGGTTTCGGCAGTAAGCCGGGTGACGAGCCGGCGATGGCGTTCCAGCCGGGTGTGATCACCGCGATGTTCGGCAGCCTGGTCCGCAACATCGGCGGCCACCTCGGCGTCCAACTCGACGAGGTCACCGAGCGTTGCGAGCCGTGGTACACCGACGAACAGATCGAGTGCCGGATGATGACCGTCGAACCCGGCGGGTTGGCCGCGGTGCGGTTCGCCGCGGTGGGGCTGCGCGGCGGTACCCCCGTGATCACTGTCGAGCACACCACCCGGCTGACCCCGGCGGCGGCACCGGACTGGGAGTACCCGCCGGAGGGCCACTCCGGGGTGCACAAGGTGATCATCGAGGGCGAGCCGCGGGTGGAGGTGAACACGCTGCTGTCGCATCCCACGCTCGACGTCACCGAGGCCGGCTGCGTCTCCACCGCGGCACGCGCCGTCAACGCGATCGACTGGGTGTGCCGCGCGCCGGCGGGGCTGATCTCGGTGGACCAGATCCCCGCCAACGAGCTCGTGCGCGGCCTGATGTGGTGA
- a CDS encoding CbbQ/NirQ/NorQ/GpvN family protein has protein sequence MTTDTYYANGNEVQLFERAYQQRLPVMLTGPTGCGKTRLVEHMGALLRRPVVTISCHDDLTSSDLVGRFMVTGGDVVWTDGPLTRAVKEGAICYLDEVVEARHDSLAVLHSLTDHRRTLYLDRAGEVVQAPDTFMLVCSYNPAYRSSLKELKPSFRQRFVTLPMTYLPPDREAEVVVAETGVDLAVARRLVACATAIRTADEAFHFEPPSTRVLVTAAHLVAAGSTELDAAEACILAPLSSDGAVTDGLREVAVASLAASSS, from the coding sequence GTGACCACCGACACCTATTACGCCAACGGCAACGAGGTCCAGCTTTTCGAGCGGGCCTATCAGCAGCGGCTGCCCGTGATGCTGACCGGTCCCACCGGATGCGGTAAGACCCGGCTGGTCGAGCACATGGGGGCGCTGCTGCGCCGTCCCGTGGTCACGATCAGCTGCCACGACGACCTGACCAGCTCCGACCTCGTCGGCCGCTTCATGGTGACCGGCGGCGACGTCGTCTGGACCGACGGGCCGCTCACCCGGGCGGTCAAGGAGGGCGCCATCTGCTACCTCGACGAGGTGGTGGAGGCCCGGCACGACTCGCTGGCGGTGCTGCACTCGCTGACCGACCACCGGCGCACCCTCTACCTCGACCGGGCCGGGGAGGTGGTGCAGGCGCCGGACACCTTCATGCTGGTCTGCTCGTACAACCCGGCGTACCGCAGTTCGCTCAAGGAGCTCAAACCGTCGTTCCGGCAACGTTTCGTGACGCTGCCGATGACCTACCTGCCGCCCGACCGCGAGGCGGAGGTGGTCGTCGCCGAGACCGGGGTCGATCTCGCGGTCGCCCGCCGCCTCGTCGCGTGCGCCACCGCGATCCGCACCGCCGACGAGGCGTTCCACTTCGAGCCGCCGTCGACACGGGTCCTGGTCACCGCCGCGCATCTGGTGGCCGCGGGCTCGACCGAACTCGACGCCGCCGAGGCGTGCATCCTCGCCCCGTTGTCCAGCGACGGTGCGGTCACCGACGGACTGCGTGAGGTGGCGGTCGCCAGCCTCGCGGCGAGCTCATCGTAG
- a CDS encoding TetR family transcriptional regulator, whose amino-acid sequence MAVVDKPSAREAKRLQTRERLMGAAIAEFKRAGMADADVGAIVAAAGVAHGTFFFHFPTKQHVLLELERREEERIAKQLGRFADGKHTLREILEEAVRLVLGLERRLGALLFKDFLALHFSQTRPADESHEHPVVVRLAEEIGRAQKSGHVAAEVNPLNSAVFFLLGLYALLTTTHAWPNQSSMIDDYVTQTLRGIEVRG is encoded by the coding sequence ATGGCCGTGGTCGACAAACCCTCAGCGCGCGAGGCGAAACGCCTGCAGACGCGGGAGCGGCTCATGGGGGCGGCCATCGCGGAGTTCAAGCGCGCCGGGATGGCCGACGCCGACGTGGGGGCCATTGTCGCGGCCGCGGGGGTCGCGCACGGCACCTTCTTCTTCCACTTCCCGACCAAGCAGCACGTGCTGCTCGAGCTCGAGCGCCGGGAGGAGGAGCGCATCGCCAAACAGCTCGGCCGGTTCGCCGACGGAAAGCACACACTGCGCGAGATCCTCGAGGAGGCCGTGCGGCTGGTGCTCGGCCTGGAACGGCGGCTCGGCGCGCTGCTGTTCAAAGACTTTCTGGCACTGCACTTCTCGCAGACACGTCCGGCCGACGAGAGTCACGAGCACCCCGTCGTGGTGCGGCTGGCCGAGGAGATCGGGCGGGCGCAGAAGTCCGGTCACGTCGCCGCGGAGGTCAACCCGCTCAACAGTGCGGTGTTCTTCCTGCTGGGCCTGTACGCGCTGCTGACCACCACGCACGCGTGGCCCAATCAGAGCTCGATGATCGACGACTACGTCACGCAGACGCTTCGCGGTATCGAAGTTCGTGGTTGA
- a CDS encoding ABC transporter ATP-binding protein, which yields MSQLAVAPDVGSLARGGSRIVFDDVSKTYDGGAHAVERVNITVEAGEFFSLLGPSGCGKTTTLRMVAGFEQPTSGRILLGDEDITDIRPARRPVNMVFQDYALFPHMTVADNVAFGLKVKGLSRKECAQRVGEALESMRLTALAGRRPSQLSGGQRQRVALARALVNQPRALLLDEPLGALDLKLRREMQSELARVHRDTGTTFLYVTHDQEEALTLSDRIAVMNQGRIEQLADPRTLYERPATAFVAGFIGTSNLLVLNDPRRVNGHLVSTLGDGDRLVAPAAAAPGDGPLTVTVRPERIYLHPDEDADVSDGHSAVRGVVTEVVYCGSTTHVTVALPTDERLVVHELSDDSDLKKIARGSRVRLSWPPESTHVIGSAAP from the coding sequence ATGAGTCAACTGGCCGTCGCGCCGGACGTCGGATCCCTCGCCCGCGGCGGCAGCAGGATCGTCTTCGATGACGTCAGCAAGACCTACGACGGCGGGGCGCACGCCGTCGAGCGGGTGAACATCACCGTCGAGGCCGGTGAGTTCTTCTCGCTGCTGGGCCCCAGCGGGTGCGGCAAGACCACCACCCTGCGGATGGTCGCCGGTTTCGAGCAGCCGACGTCGGGCCGGATCCTGCTGGGCGACGAGGACATCACCGACATCCGGCCCGCCCGCAGGCCGGTGAACATGGTGTTCCAGGACTACGCGCTGTTCCCGCACATGACCGTCGCGGACAACGTCGCCTTCGGGCTCAAGGTCAAGGGGTTGTCCCGCAAGGAGTGTGCGCAACGGGTCGGCGAGGCACTGGAGTCGATGCGGTTGACCGCGCTGGCCGGCAGGCGGCCCTCGCAGCTGTCGGGCGGTCAGCGCCAGCGGGTCGCGCTGGCCCGGGCGCTGGTCAACCAACCGCGCGCCCTGCTGCTCGACGAGCCGCTCGGCGCGCTCGATCTGAAACTGCGCCGCGAGATGCAGTCCGAGCTGGCCCGTGTACACCGCGACACCGGAACCACGTTCCTGTACGTCACCCACGACCAGGAGGAGGCCCTGACGCTGTCCGACCGGATCGCGGTGATGAACCAGGGCCGCATCGAACAGCTCGCCGACCCCAGGACGCTCTACGAACGTCCCGCCACCGCGTTCGTCGCCGGGTTCATCGGGACGTCGAACCTGTTGGTGCTCAACGATCCCCGGCGCGTCAACGGCCACCTCGTCAGCACGCTGGGCGACGGTGACCGCCTGGTCGCACCCGCGGCGGCCGCCCCCGGCGACGGGCCCCTCACGGTCACCGTGCGACCCGAACGCATCTACCTGCACCCCGATGAGGACGCCGACGTCTCCGACGGGCACAGCGCGGTGCGGGGCGTGGTCACCGAGGTCGTCTACTGCGGGTCCACCACCCACGTCACCGTGGCACTGCCCACCGACGAGCGCCTGGTGGTGCACGAGCTCAGCGACGACAGCGACCTCAAGAAGATCGCCCGCGG
- a CDS encoding cytochrome P450 — MSQRSPEEHARNWDLRHQDFNDNDYLYEVYGEMRRQAPFLHTDHPFLSATPDGAWVAVRYDECYRVLQDWEHFSSNPTPEGAEQLAGDLVITLDPPRQQKFRKVLNPYFSPARMKALRPQIREETDRLIDRFIGSGSGDLAQVAWRQPGIVFFKYVLGLPVEDVPLCIELTDTALNGATEEQRMTAWGGLYQHIHDAVSARTNQAPRDDMIDVLLAAEIDGVKLPFNDVVANAMLLVQAGLETTASAMSFAYHYLATHPGERDRLSREPEILPRAVEELIRFGGSIHGIPRTVAKEVELSGQRFCPGESVIVNYASANRDEKMFVDADRCILDRRDNRHLGFGAGVHRCLGSNLARLELQVGLEQVLTRLPNFTLDPDKPTVFHGNSVTRGYRSVPVVFDPVETAVA, encoded by the coding sequence ATGAGCCAGCGGTCGCCCGAGGAGCACGCGCGCAACTGGGATCTGCGCCACCAGGACTTCAACGACAACGACTACCTCTACGAGGTCTACGGCGAGATGCGACGGCAGGCGCCGTTCCTGCACACCGACCACCCGTTCCTGAGTGCGACGCCCGACGGTGCGTGGGTGGCCGTGCGCTACGACGAGTGCTACCGGGTGCTGCAGGACTGGGAGCACTTCTCCAGCAACCCGACACCGGAAGGCGCCGAGCAGTTGGCAGGCGACCTGGTGATCACGCTGGACCCGCCGCGGCAGCAGAAGTTCCGCAAGGTGCTCAACCCGTACTTCTCGCCGGCGCGGATGAAGGCGCTGCGCCCGCAGATCCGCGAGGAGACCGACCGGCTGATCGACCGGTTCATCGGTTCCGGCTCCGGCGATCTCGCGCAGGTCGCGTGGCGTCAGCCCGGCATCGTGTTCTTCAAGTACGTGCTCGGGCTGCCGGTCGAGGACGTGCCGCTGTGCATCGAGCTGACCGACACCGCGCTCAACGGCGCCACCGAGGAACAGCGGATGACCGCCTGGGGTGGGCTGTATCAGCACATCCACGACGCGGTGAGCGCGCGCACCAACCAGGCGCCTCGCGACGACATGATCGACGTGCTGCTGGCCGCCGAGATCGACGGTGTGAAGCTGCCGTTCAACGATGTGGTGGCCAACGCGATGCTGCTGGTGCAGGCCGGGCTGGAAACCACCGCCAGCGCGATGTCGTTCGCCTATCACTACCTGGCGACGCACCCCGGCGAGCGGGACCGGCTGAGCCGCGAACCGGAGATCCTGCCCCGCGCCGTCGAGGAACTGATCCGCTTCGGCGGGTCCATCCACGGCATCCCGCGCACCGTCGCCAAGGAGGTGGAGCTCAGCGGGCAGAGGTTCTGCCCCGGCGAGTCGGTCATCGTGAACTACGCGTCGGCCAACCGCGACGAGAAGATGTTCGTCGACGCCGACCGGTGCATCCTCGACCGTCGCGACAACCGGCACCTGGGCTTCGGCGCCGGTGTGCACCGGTGTCTGGGCTCCAACCTCGCCCGCCTGGAGCTGCAGGTCGGCCTCGAACAGGTGTTGACCCGGCTGCCCAACTTCACCCTCGACCCGGACAAACCCACGGTGTTCCACGGCAATTCGGTCACCCGCGGCTACCGGTCGGTGCCCGTGGTGTTCGATCCGGTCGAGACGGCGGTCGCATGA
- a CDS encoding alkaline phosphatase, whose translation MSSTSRIPAIAAAVVLGVASVSACSSGSSNNEIPKNASVIILSGDGMGPQQRTAIQYYLYGLEERQPMDALPYTGFLDTVPGDPEFAVTDSAAGATAWAIGRKVPNGTTGLGPDGESVPTLLDIAQDRGMSTGLINDHDITNATLAAFGSPVKDRDMKVDIAKGYLDKGIDVLFGGGEKYWYPEGEPGKIPDEGEDDVSEGDENLVERAVADGYQYAYDRQTFDTLTGPKALALVQDSAKRRSTEIEGYDYGSDPHYVPPEQLVSKALDILGANDKGFFLVIESDDLDSDAHEHDAQNLMLAGESVNNMVKVITEYQKDHPEVLLIVTADHETGGMTIENVLDDDGEPEANSDQIADDPVPYWAETPENMPLPGGAVPKRSGPFTIKGTDRKFKVDWTTPEHTGTMVPVTAAGPLAEKFVGVHPNTYVYDVVTELWGSN comes from the coding sequence GTGTCATCCACCTCACGGATTCCGGCGATCGCGGCGGCCGTGGTTCTCGGCGTCGCCTCGGTGAGTGCCTGCAGCAGCGGCTCGTCCAACAACGAGATCCCCAAGAACGCCAGCGTGATCATCCTCAGCGGCGACGGCATGGGACCGCAGCAGCGCACCGCGATCCAGTACTACCTCTACGGCCTGGAGGAGCGGCAGCCGATGGACGCGCTGCCCTACACGGGATTCCTGGACACCGTCCCCGGTGACCCGGAGTTCGCGGTGACCGACTCCGCCGCAGGCGCCACCGCGTGGGCGATCGGCAGGAAGGTGCCCAACGGTACGACCGGACTTGGCCCCGACGGGGAGTCGGTGCCCACCCTGCTGGACATCGCGCAGGACCGCGGCATGTCGACCGGTCTGATCAACGACCACGACATCACCAACGCCACCCTCGCGGCGTTCGGTTCTCCGGTAAAGGACCGGGACATGAAGGTCGACATCGCCAAGGGCTACCTGGACAAGGGCATCGACGTGCTGTTCGGCGGTGGCGAGAAGTACTGGTACCCGGAGGGAGAACCGGGCAAGATCCCCGACGAGGGTGAGGACGACGTCAGCGAAGGCGACGAGAACCTGGTCGAGCGCGCCGTGGCCGACGGCTACCAGTACGCCTACGACCGGCAGACCTTCGACACCCTGACGGGGCCGAAAGCCCTTGCGCTGGTACAGGACAGCGCCAAACGCCGCTCGACGGAGATCGAGGGCTACGACTACGGGTCCGACCCGCACTACGTACCACCGGAGCAGTTGGTGTCCAAGGCGCTCGACATCCTCGGCGCCAACGACAAGGGCTTCTTCCTGGTGATCGAGAGCGACGACCTCGACTCCGACGCCCACGAGCACGACGCGCAGAACCTGATGCTCGCCGGCGAGTCGGTCAACAACATGGTCAAGGTGATCACCGAGTACCAGAAGGACCATCCCGAGGTGCTGCTGATCGTCACCGCGGACCACGAGACCGGCGGCATGACGATCGAGAACGTCCTCGACGACGACGGGGAACCCGAGGCCAACAGCGACCAGATCGCCGACGATCCGGTGCCCTACTGGGCCGAGACGCCGGAGAACATGCCGCTGCCCGGCGGCGCCGTGCCCAAGCGCAGCGGCCCCTTCACCATCAAGGGCACCGACCGGAAGTTCAAGGTGGACTGGACCACCCCCGAACACACCGGAACGATGGTCCCGGTGACGGCGGCCGGTCCGCTCGCCGAAAAGTTCGTGGGCGTGCATCCGAACACCTACGTTTACGACGTTGTCACGGAATTGTGGGGCTCGAACTGA
- a CDS encoding cytochrome P450, whose protein sequence is MTASVFEAGLPTLSYDVTATPQQIYPEFRDAQQQAPIALGPIGPEVLSYELARTVLRDPRFGIPPGIHLSAHGITSGPLWDRVTRSILNMEGDEHRRLRGLVSRAFTPRGTARMDPTIATVVNELLDAVIDDGRCEFVTAIARPYPVPVICALLGAPREDWQQFSRWAEDIFKIVSFDCDLAAEQETVLRAWDEFDAYIDDMIADRRDHLTDDLLSELIRVEDSGDRLDAGELRMLAFSILIAGTDTTRSQLAASMQVLCDHPDQWALLRERPELAMRTVEETMRHSPSMCSTVRCALEDVALGEYTFPAGTFIIVNTYAANRDPAVYAKPTRFDITRDDPPPILTFGGGTHYCLGANLARRELAEALKILAERMPNPRVAGEVPWKPLLGLSGPTSLPIEFG, encoded by the coding sequence ATGACCGCCAGCGTGTTCGAGGCCGGGCTGCCGACCCTGAGCTACGACGTCACCGCCACGCCGCAGCAGATCTACCCGGAATTCCGTGACGCCCAGCAGCAGGCGCCGATCGCGCTCGGCCCGATCGGGCCCGAGGTGCTGTCCTACGAGCTCGCCCGCACGGTGCTGCGCGACCCGCGGTTCGGCATCCCGCCGGGTATCCACCTGTCGGCGCACGGAATCACCTCGGGTCCGTTGTGGGACAGGGTGACCCGCAGCATCCTCAACATGGAGGGCGACGAGCACCGCCGGCTGCGCGGGCTGGTGTCGCGGGCGTTCACCCCGCGCGGCACCGCCCGGATGGATCCCACCATCGCGACCGTCGTCAACGAGCTCCTCGACGCCGTCATCGACGACGGCCGGTGCGAGTTCGTCACGGCCATCGCCAGGCCGTACCCGGTCCCGGTCATCTGTGCGCTGCTGGGCGCACCGCGCGAGGACTGGCAGCAGTTCTCCCGGTGGGCGGAGGACATCTTCAAGATCGTCAGCTTCGACTGCGATCTCGCGGCCGAGCAGGAGACGGTGCTGCGGGCGTGGGACGAGTTCGACGCCTACATCGACGACATGATCGCCGACCGTCGCGACCATCTCACCGACGACCTGCTCTCCGAACTGATCCGGGTCGAGGACAGCGGTGACCGACTCGACGCGGGAGAGCTGCGCATGCTCGCGTTCAGCATCCTGATCGCGGGCACCGACACCACCCGCAGCCAGTTGGCCGCGTCCATGCAGGTGCTCTGCGACCACCCGGACCAGTGGGCCCTGCTGCGCGAGCGGCCCGAGCTGGCGATGCGCACCGTCGAGGAGACCATGCGTCACTCGCCGTCGATGTGCAGCACGGTGCGATGTGCGCTCGAGGACGTCGCACTGGGGGAGTACACGTTCCCGGCGGGCACGTTCATCATCGTCAACACCTATGCCGCCAACCGTGACCCGGCCGTCTACGCCAAGCCCACCCGGTTCGACATCACCCGCGACGACCCGCCGCCGATCCTGACCTTCGGCGGCGGCACGCACTACTGCCTCGGGGCGAACCTGGCCCGGCGTGAGCTGGCCGAGGCGCTGAAGATCCTCGCCGAGCGGATGCCGAACCCGCGGGTGGCCGGCGAGGTTCCGTGGAAGCCGCTGCTCGGCCTGAGCGGCCCGACCAGTCTGCCGATCGAGTTCGGGTGA
- a CDS encoding nitric oxide reductase activation protein NorD, whose translation MTDLSDAHAMALERGCAVTAVALSDRRREGVRLVTGEHRAFSLTAALDYVQVPYPSPDRDWTRRTLTCGVALQCSPSKERLAQYRLNELSARELRALTLIEGRVALGWLAQAWPGLLAETRRLLPGLDPLPAETTAEEMLERAVTLARSDGSTAVPALLGRLPLAYTVPQGLSDKLRRTLGRMPWTSTQKRMPRPYSVPVGGDGGVRNPNLPPPSRPQDNDLDITPEHRPGIPYPEWNEWTKSFMRDHVAVLERPHPSENRRPEGVSADLRKWFEEHTHRAMKNRLEDGSDLDVEQYVSHYIDLATGEAIEPRIFRELLPSSRDVTTALLLDGSSSLGVHGGRIFKLELACADALSRAMTHARERHGIFVFTGNTRHRVEVSCLKDFTDRRFVPPSRLGLTAGGYTRLGAPLRHLTSRLLDQQSERRLLIVIGDGLISDEGYEGRYAWADAAHAVEEAAEAGVSIYYIGVGPTRVDPLPEVFGPRRSQRIRRVEDLPRVLAHVHRELVAA comes from the coding sequence ATGACCGACCTGTCCGATGCGCACGCCATGGCGCTCGAGCGCGGCTGCGCCGTCACCGCCGTCGCGCTGAGCGATCGGCGGCGGGAGGGGGTGCGCCTGGTGACCGGTGAGCACCGGGCGTTCAGCCTCACCGCCGCGCTGGACTACGTGCAGGTGCCGTACCCGTCGCCGGACCGGGACTGGACCAGGCGCACGCTGACATGCGGTGTCGCGCTGCAGTGTTCGCCGTCCAAGGAGCGGCTCGCGCAGTACCGGCTCAACGAGCTGTCGGCGCGTGAGCTGCGGGCGCTGACGTTGATCGAGGGCCGCGTCGCGCTCGGCTGGCTCGCGCAGGCGTGGCCGGGCCTGCTGGCGGAGACGCGCCGCCTGCTACCGGGTCTGGACCCGCTGCCCGCCGAGACCACCGCCGAGGAGATGCTCGAGCGGGCGGTCACGCTGGCGCGCAGCGACGGCTCGACCGCGGTGCCCGCGTTGCTTGGCCGGCTGCCGCTGGCCTACACCGTGCCGCAGGGCCTGTCCGACAAGCTGCGCCGCACGCTGGGCCGGATGCCGTGGACCAGCACGCAGAAGCGGATGCCGCGACCCTACTCGGTGCCCGTCGGCGGCGACGGCGGTGTCCGCAACCCGAACCTGCCGCCGCCGAGCCGGCCGCAGGACAACGACCTCGACATCACCCCCGAGCACCGGCCCGGGATCCCGTACCCCGAGTGGAACGAGTGGACCAAGAGCTTCATGCGCGACCACGTCGCCGTGCTCGAACGGCCCCACCCGAGCGAGAACCGCCGTCCCGAAGGGGTTTCCGCGGATCTGCGCAAGTGGTTCGAGGAGCACACCCACCGGGCGATGAAGAACCGTCTGGAGGACGGCTCCGATCTCGACGTCGAGCAGTACGTCAGTCACTACATCGACCTGGCCACCGGCGAGGCGATCGAACCGCGTATCTTCCGTGAGCTGCTGCCCAGCAGCCGCGACGTCACCACCGCGCTGCTGCTCGACGGCAGCTCCTCGCTCGGGGTGCACGGCGGGCGGATCTTCAAACTCGAACTCGCCTGTGCCGACGCGCTTTCGCGCGCGATGACCCACGCGCGCGAACGCCACGGCATCTTCGTGTTCACCGGAAACACCCGCCACCGCGTCGAGGTGAGCTGCCTCAAGGACTTCACCGACCGCCGCTTCGTCCCGCCGAGCCGGCTCGGGCTGACCGCGGGCGGCTACACCCGGCTCGGCGCACCGCTGCGGCACCTGACCAGCCGGCTGCTCGACCAGCAGTCCGAGCGGCGGCTGCTCATCGTCATCGGCGACGGCCTGATCTCCGACGAGGGTTACGAGGGCCGCTACGCCTGGGCCGACGCCGCGCACGCGGTCGAGGAGGCGGCCGAGGCCGGCGTCTCGATCTACTACATCGGGGTCGGTCCCACCCGGGTGGATCCGCTGCCGGAGGTGTTCGGGCCCAGGCGGTCCCAGCGCATCCGCCGCGTCGAGGACCTGCCCCGGGTGCTTGCCCACGTCCACCGCGAACTCGTCGCCGCATAA
- a CDS encoding SDR family NAD(P)-dependent oxidoreductase: MALEQFNLEGQVAIVTGAGKGVGQGIARVLAEAGATVVGTARTESDIVATIQGIEDAGGKGLALVADAMSRPDGERVVNTTMERFGRIDILINNVGGSKYARFLDITDEDFRLTFDWCVTSAFIMSQLCAPHMLDAGHGSIVNISSGSARFGIRALTAYCTAKGALEALTRAMAQELAPKVRVNAIALGSFATDGLQSSLDLMPGSLEAMLDKTPLHRLGNVEDLGRLCVYLATRDCYATNAIFHVDGGIDSNNSPLPIPDY; this comes from the coding sequence ATGGCGCTGGAGCAGTTCAATCTCGAGGGACAGGTCGCGATCGTCACCGGCGCGGGCAAGGGCGTCGGCCAGGGCATCGCGCGGGTACTGGCCGAGGCGGGGGCGACGGTCGTCGGCACAGCGCGCACCGAATCCGACATCGTCGCCACGATCCAGGGCATCGAGGACGCCGGCGGGAAAGGGCTCGCACTGGTCGCCGACGCGATGAGCCGCCCCGACGGCGAACGGGTCGTCAACACCACGATGGAACGGTTCGGCCGCATCGACATCCTGATCAACAACGTGGGCGGCTCCAAGTACGCCCGCTTCCTCGACATCACCGACGAGGACTTCCGGTTGACGTTCGACTGGTGCGTGACATCGGCGTTCATCATGAGCCAGTTGTGCGCGCCGCACATGCTCGACGCGGGCCACGGGTCGATCGTCAACATCTCCTCGGGCTCAGCACGTTTCGGCATCCGGGCGCTGACCGCATACTGCACCGCCAAGGGCGCGCTGGAAGCCTTGACGCGCGCCATGGCACAGGAGCTGGCCCCGAAGGTCCGGGTCAACGCGATCGCGCTGGGTTCCTTCGCCACCGACGGGCTGCAGAGCAGCCTCGATCTGATGCCGGGCTCGCTGGAGGCGATGCTGGACAAGACGCCGCTGCACCGGCTCGGCAACGTCGAGGACCTGGGCCGGCTGTGCGTCTACCTGGCCACCCGCGACTGCTACGCCACCAACGCGATCTTCCACGTCGACGGCGGTATCGACTCGAACAACTCGCCGCTGCCGATCCCCGACTACTGA